TGAATTGTGTATTTGCCGATTATCTAACTATATTAGTGGCATACACAGTCTTAACTCCATGGTTTAAAGAATTTTGtatgttattttgtaaaattataaatgtctcaataaaatgttctttacaCGACTGCTATGCTTTGTGTCGTCTTGTCCACTGGGGGGCAGCAGTGGCAGGTTTAATGACAACGCAACTGCGCATGTCCCGCAAACGTTATTCAACAAACATGGCGGCATCCTTCATGACAGCAGGCAGGACATTTCTGAAAGGTAACATTAATTTATTGACTCCACGCGATGTGTGCAAGTTATTCTCGACAGTTAAAAATAGCTTTTGGAAGTAGAAGTGACTGAGCCATGTGAGTAAATAGTGCTACATCGTGTTGCTGTGTACTTTACGTGATACTACTAGGACTACATCACAGCAAAATGCAggttgtgtttttcctcctccaggttTCCACCTTGTTCCTGGTCGGCGGCTCCTCAGCCAGAGCTCACACACACCGGCAGTGTGTCACTGTTTGCAGTTGGAGGTTGCTCGTTGTCGGCCCCTGCACGTCTCCGCTGCTGCCCCCCTGGTGAGCTCCAGGACGGGGCCACAGAGGACTGTCCACACCGAGCAGAGGAGAGccgaggaggaggcggagggaCCGGAGTACATCCCCAAGAGGAAGGCGAAGAACCCCATGAAGATCATTGGCTATGCCTGGtgagtgtttcctgtttgtagCCTGCCCCTCAGCTGCGAAACTAAACTTGGTAAATATCTGATGTTTTCAACATTACTAACACTAATTATACTAGTTGATATAATACTTGTAAAAACAGTAACTATTTAGAtaagaaattaatttgaaattacTGCTGAGGAAGTCCCTGTTGCAAATGAAGGCAGATGGCTGTTTAATGGATAATCATGGCTTCCATCAAAGCCTTTCTGTTCAGTGAGACATTCAAGGGTGGGTTTAAAGAGTCGTGCCCAGATGAAACAGGTTTTACTTGCTGTAAAGGTTTTGGCCTCAGAAAGATGCTTCTGACATCTGACCATACAGTAATCCTCAATCAAGACATAAATGCAGAATGAATCACTAAATCACgactaaataaagacattatgagtaaaataaatatgcacCCCTGCTGCCCACCAGTTTTTACTGACTGAGGCGCTCGCTCACAATGAGGAACAGCAGTATCACCCTCCAGACACAGCAGGAGGCTAAGGCACTATTTGCTGTGCCACCCTCAGattttgtttgaataatcaatgcaatataacacacctgtcagtcacatgttccaatgcttttgctcacatgaaaatggttgggttcaaacaaaaggtgttaTCTTCCAAGTTGTGTAACGGGgcataaacacctggaaatgagCTAAACGATTGATCTTTTATCTCATATTTATCCTTTCATGTCAAACCTAAATGTTTTAAgtctacagtaaaaataaaggaattagcctcactgttccaatacttttggagtgTAGcaccacaaactgcagcagccaATATGACCACAGCGTTGAATTAGAGCAGctaagtgaaaatatttttcatgtcTAATTTCTGCCATTCGTGGTGCAAGTTGTTGACTGTTTCTGTGTAATCTCTTAGTGAACAAAGTATTTGTCTTGCCTCTGTACAGGATGATAGGCCTCCCAACTGGTATCATTAGTTTCCTCCTGGCAAAGAGAGAAGTGGACAAGAACCGACTGAAGCAGCTTAAGATTCGACAAAGGATGAAAAGGTCAAATGAGGGACCATTTGAGGGCAGTCGCTACCGCCAAAATCATACAGAGGACGTTAAACTGGACCAGTAATGTGCACATGTGGCTGCACCATATTCCGAATGTAACTACTGAGAAGGTGATACTTGCACTCGAAGGAAGGGAAGAAAGGACGTCATCCTTATAAAGCTTGACTTTAAAACATCAGAAAGCTTGGTGAGGCATTCAGATGCAGGAAATCTATTGAGGCctaagaccttttttttttgtcgagTTGACTTCTCTATTTCATGAACAATGTGGCTCATGTTGAGTTTGACTGCTTCATTAAAGCTGGAAACCAGACATGATTTTGTTGACTTGTGTTAAATGAAACCACATCAATACTcatataaaagtattttatttgaaaaggCAAAAGACTCTTAAGTATTGATATGTATATTTACAAACTCATACCCCACACCAACTTACTGTCTATATACTATGTATTCAACATACCATATTTGTTTAGAGTCTAGGGTTATATGTGCAGTAACTTTGGCCTGGGTCTACACTTGGCGCTGATCATGTGAAGAACTTTAGGTCAGTGTCATGAGCTGGGACTCGCATACTGTCAGAAATGTTCCAGTTGTTTATAAGCATGGCAGTAATTTCACATATGGAAAACCCCATGCTGCTGGCACTCACTAACTGACCCAAATCTGAATTGCATTACACGATATATAAACAGGCACATACATGTGTGTAACAATACAAACCCTGTACTTCTTGAAGAAACATTAATGTGAAGGCACTATAGTAACATCGTATGTAAATAGTTGCCACTATCCATGAAGCCTAAAGCTAAGTTCAGGTGTACCTCAGTGTTCGTTTCAGCATGCCTGTTTTCCTCCTTCTAGTGTTTTGACATTCATTACTCAACATCACTATTAAGCAGCAGTTGAATTTCAGCTGTTGTTCAACAACAAAACGTAATAACCatcattaatataaaatatttcctgaacgtaaaactgaaataaactaGCTAAATAGATAGAGAATAGAAACAATATTGGCCAAATTATTTCATGGTAATTTAAACATACTGAGCAGTAGCTTATTAATGAGTCATTCATGTCATACATAATGACACATTCCTGACCCTCATCTGAAAGTACATTAGCTGTTTTAATAATACAGAGAATAATAAGCATGTATTGTCCCTGGTAACATTTGGTGTTGGATCAAGACCAGTGCTTTTGATCATGCCCATCCCTGCTGTACTTCAAAGCCAAATCAAAAGGTGGTTGGTCTGTGTTaacaaatttgaatttgaacGATAGAGGACAACATTTGTACAGAATAAAGCAGTTCAGCAGTACaactacacacagaaaatgtccAGACACTGTCTGCCTCAACATGAGTTCAGCAAGAGTGAAAACATGTTGCGGCTGGTATTCCAGTGTCTACACATATTGATATTCTGAGTTAAACACTGGTAAGCTAAATCTGAGAAAAGTGCATTTTTGCATAGGATTTACCCACCCTATGACAAAACCTCAAATTTAGCCCTTTATATTCCCTGGAGTTTATAAtggttttataaatgtattctgactaaaaacaaagcagaggtTTTAAAAAGCACGGAATGGTTTTGCAGCTTGACACTTGTCTTGACCCTGTTAACCCGAGCTGTGTGGACCTATTTAGTTGAAGCACCGATGATCTGCAGCAGGAAAAGGAAGATCTGGACGATGTCAACATAGATGGAGAGTGCAGCAAACACATACTCCTCTGGGCTGATGGAGTGCTTCCTGTTCCCTATCAGCAGCTGCGTGTGGTACGCTAGGAACTACAAGACGTAGAGGAAAACATGAAGGGAGTCATACATTGAGTTTAAATGAAGGTTTGAAGTACAAATTGttaaacatttcatgtttatgcAGCGGACAAAATACCCACCATAGTGAACACTATAGCTCCCAAAGCTGCATAAAGCATGTGAAGCCACAGAATCTGCAACAACAAACCATCATTACATGATGAAAAGTTGACAAGATGTGTTTTTAGGAaacaatgttgttgttgtttacacaAGCCTTTACTCACATATTTGAAGGACAGCACAATGGCTGTAATGATGCCAGTCACAAACATTACGATGCCAAGGACACAGAAGAGGCCTTGGCACTTGGTGAAGTCGACCTTTTGGAAAGAAAAATCCACCAACAGGCATGTTAACGCATGTGACTGCACAAATACACTGCAGTTGTTTGAAGCCAATAAGCGCTCGATTAGTGCATGCACCCACACCATACCTTTGTCTGGAAGCAGAAGACGGTGACCGCGATGCAGACGACGGCTGTGATGCCCAGAGCGAGAAACACTGCTTTCGTGTCataataactaaaatataatgaataacCCATAGTTAAAACTGAAGGAATCTAACAGCGTGTTTGCATCATATTGAATGAACTATATAGTTATTTTACCTGGATATGGATCCAGTCATGTAGGACAGAGCCAGAGTCTGTAAAATACAGTTACATCACAAAATGTTGCTGGAAAAAACTAACTACGGTACTTGGTTGCTGGCCTAAACCACTCTGGATGGTCCACACAaattaatacataatacataactCCAATAGATTAATATCCATTTCTGTGCTTATCATAATGTGactaaaaactacatttcacaGGTTTCAGTGCCATGTGGATTGAGATGGTGGTTAAACAGAGATGTGGAGTTGGTCAAATGTAACTAGCCATTAGCAGTAGCAGTGACACCAAGACATAGATAAATAGTAACAATCCACCTTTTGCTGATTAACAAAAAGCGCTTATGAAGTAACGCACTGAGCCATCTTGATCTCTGAGCTGATAAAATACAGGCACCAAAACAACATATCAAAGGCATTATGCAAACACAGGCTGAGTCAAGGGTGATGACTCACTGCTTAGTTCTAATATCAAAGTCAGACTGTTAGCATTGGGACAACAGTAGCACAGGCCAGTTAACATCTGCCTCGTCAGAAAGGTTGCTGTATTTAAGTCTAGAAAGCTGTTAATAATTATTTGTAGTATTTAAGCTGAAGTCGACTTACAAAGATGAACAGCAGGATGAGGTTCCATGGGAACTTCCTCCTACAATGAGTCAGACAAGAGGattagaaacatttgttttgttttttaaatactttttgtacaAATATTGTTACTGAGACTGTGCAGTCACTTACCGGGGGCCCTTACAGCAGACCAGCACAATATGGGTGACGGCATACACAGCacttaaacaacaaaatgcaaatgcataaaCACTTTAATTCTGATTAGTAATAAATGTACTGATGTTGCTACAGAGTGAAACTTACTATGATGCCCAGTACACAGCTTGGTTTCGCTGAACGAAATACCTGACAGGTTGGCTgtcagaaacagagacacagttaCAGTGTGATCCACACCGACACATGTACAACTGAcaggcaaaacacacacaatctacTCACACAAATGTGAATATGGCCACAATGGCTGTGGTGACGAGGAGCTGAGAAGCTAAAATCAAATacacctgaaaaacacacataacagaCCAAAGACACATTACACCCTGAAGTTTCTGATCTCAGTCCATTCTGTTCAGAATTAGCCCctatatgtgtgtattatgtACATTTGTCTTGCAATGCAAAATTGCATGTACATTATAACATGACATAATTTCAGTAtacatagaaaaacatttgtcacaGAAATGGTGCAAAGAAATAAGGAGTAATTTTGATCCAGATAGTTAAAAGCAGTCTTTTCAATGCCATTAAAACTGTGGTAAGTGTTGCTAAACAACTTCCTGGTTTGTCATAGATAGCTGGGTTATTAACttttagaaaaaacacaggCTTTGCTCTGAGACTCCATTGTATTGTAAATACATAACAAACTGATTCAGCAAGGCGTGTGTAACGTGGGTGTGTGTACTTTTCTGATGAAGGCATGCCGAATGCTCAGACTGTCCCAACCGCCGCCGCTCGCAGCAAACTCATCCCCTGTGTCATTagcagaacagaaacatgatCGGTgaccataaaaacacatgtcATCCCTCAACAGTGATGAGTCAGCAACAAGAAGCATTATACTAAAAATCCTACCGTGGCAGCTAAACACACTGCAACTTAAGAAAGCACATgccaacagaaaaaacaagcacactgaaaaacatattGCAAATGACAGATGTGAGATCTTTCACCTCTCAGCAAGAGCGCAAATAAGCATGTGCACTTTACATGAACTATTGCATTAATTAGTGCTTTTCCATTTGGGGAAATAATAAAAGCCACATCACATAGTTCCTCCTACGGTATTACTATGAAGGTATTTACCTTGAATTATAGTCTCAGCATTAGGCAAATCAGGGCCTAATTTTTGAACAGTGTCattaggaaaagaaaaaagagagtaTGGACAGAGTACCAACATGCATCGACCTTTGTCCAAGATATAAaaattactataaaaacactaaactacTAAAGCAAGTCATGTCTTACCAGAGTTCAGGACATCTGATGGTATAGTGGGTGGGATGACAGGGGGCATGGGAGGAGGACTGGGGTAGCCCGCTCCTGGATGTCCAGCAGGGTAGGGCTGTGCAGGGTAAGGGCCAGGTGGATAGCCCCCTGGTTGGCCTGGGTACAAAGGAGCATTTGGACCAGGGGGGTAAGGAGCAGGGGGGTGGCCTGGCTGGGAAACACCATAGGCAGGAAAGCCGTATGCAGGTGGCGGTGGGTAATTCCCGCCCTGAGGTGCATACAATGGGCCATGGGAGTCATCGTACCCAGGAGGGTAGTCTGACCTGGACATTTCGCCTGTGAGGATcgaaggaagaaaaaaaaaaaagttgtgtcAGATACAAAAAGGGGCAAAAGCAAGAGAAACTGAAGAACAGAGAACAATCAACGATCATGATCAGTACTAGTTTTCACTTTCAGCTCTTTGTAGATATACAGGTATCAGTATGTATGTGGGCCTTTTATGCGGCTCTAATCAAAATTTGTACATTGTGCATGGATGAAATGACTGTGAAAGGAGTCACAGTGATTATGCCAAAGAGATCTACCACACAACACAATTTGTCAGCTCAGTAGTTTGGTTTTATGGCCTGCAACTTTACTGTTTGACTCAGTGTCGCAGCTCTCATCAGGTGGCTATTTTAAGCAAAATTACTACTAACAGTGTGGGCTTTCTGcccaacaacaaacagcaggaagaCAAAGCTAGGAGCTAGCCAATGAATGCAGCGGAGACCAAAATGAGAGCAATAAGACAGCGAGTGTTCCAGGAAGGTCACAAATGTAACACCAAGTCAATGATAAGGTTTCTTCGTATGATGAAAACTGTCACATGATCTCATGTGACAGTTTTCACCATATCAACATTCAAAATTACcataatgttgtgtttacagcttatTGTGCTCACATAAAGCAatcttaatataatataatgatgCCTTTTCACACAGTATCTTGCCCACCGTAGAGCACTTACAAGGTTGTTTTTTAGTAGAGAAGTGTTACAAGTATGTTACAGTATAAAAAGACATTAGATCCAAATCTATCCAGCAAAGTCAGATACTGAATGCCTTTATCTGAGTAGCAAAGCTCTTTACAGTCATGCTGACAATGTCGTTAGCATTTAAAACACACGTTCCACATCCTGCTTCACTCAGCTACAAACTAAAACTACAGAAGTTATGTAAGCACTGTGCTGGGCAGGGCCGGGATTATCCTAATGTTTCCAATGTTACATTTAAGTGTGATGTCACAACGAGCACAGGTTTAAAAAGGCCTACTGCACACCTCAACTGATTTTCCAAAAACCTTTACCAATAATGGGCCTCAAAAGGCAAATATCAGTCATAGAGACAGGTTGTAAAAAGAATGCAACCTCTGCACATACAAGCATAATCCTGTCCGCAGTAatcatgaaaaacacacagtggctCAAAGTCTGTGAACTGTGCACAGGTATTATTCCAACACTTGGAATTGGATT
The window above is part of the Anabas testudineus chromosome 17, fAnaTes1.2, whole genome shotgun sequence genome. Proteins encoded here:
- the LOC113172371 gene encoding protein lifeguard 3 isoform X2; this translates as MSRSDYPPGYDDSHGPLYAPQGGNYPPPPAYGFPAYGVSQPGHPPAPYPPGPNAPLYPGQPGGYPPGPYPAQPYPAGHPGAGYPSPPPMPPVIPPTIPSDVLNSGDEFAASGGGWDSLSIRHAFIRKVYLILASQLLVTTAIVAIFTFVQPVRYFVQRNQAVYWASYAVYAVTHIVLVCCKGPRRKFPWNLILLFIFTLALSYMTGSISSYYDTKAVFLALGITAVVCIAVTVFCFQTKVDFTKCQGLFCVLGIVMFVTGIITAIVLSFKYILWLHMLYAALGAIVFTMFLAYHTQLLIGNRKHSISPEEYVFAALSIYVDIVQIFLFLLQIIGASTK
- the si:ch73-71c20.5 gene encoding DUF4748 domain-containing protein, whose amino-acid sequence is MTTQLRMSRKRYSTNMAASFMTAGRTFLKGFHLVPGRRLLSQSSHTPAVCHCLQLEVARCRPLHVSAAAPLVSSRTGPQRTVHTEQRRAEEEAEGPEYIPKRKAKNPMKIIGYAWMIGLPTGIISFLLAKREVDKNRLKQLKIRQRMKRSNEGPFEGSRYRQNHTEDVKLDQ
- the LOC113172371 gene encoding protein lifeguard 3 isoform X1 → MSRSDYPPGYDDSHGPLYAPQGGNYPPPPAYGFPAYGVSQPGHPPAPYPPGPNAPLYPGQPGGYPPGPYPAQPYPAGHPGAGYPSPPPMPPVIPPTIPSDVLNSGDEFAASGGGWDSLSIRHAFIRKVYLILASQLLVTTAIVAIFTFVQPVRYFVQRNQAVYWASYAVYAVTHIVLVCCKGPRRKFPWNLILLFIFTLALSYMTGSISSYYDTKAVFLALGITAVVCIAVTVFCFQTKVDFTKCQGLFCVLGIVMFVTGIITAIVLSFKYVSKGLCKQQQHCFLKTHLVNFSSCNDGLLLQILWLHMLYAALGAIVFTMFLAYHTQLLIGNRKHSISPEEYVFAALSIYVDIVQIFLFLLQIIGASTK